From Platichthys flesus chromosome 7, fPlaFle2.1, whole genome shotgun sequence:
ACTCAGCACATATCCACAGTTTTGCTGCTGTCAAGTTGTGTTTATTAACATGTACAATAACTGTACTTAAACCAAAGTGTGCATGAGTTCAAACTTACCCTGATCACAAGTTGAGTCACAAGACGTTCCACTTTGGTTGTCTTGACCTCTAGAGACTTCCAAAGAATCTGGCATCTCTGACAAGTTCTCTGACTCTTGAAGACACAAAgactctttcttttcattttctgtttcctcctcttccttttcatCAAACTTGAGCCTCTTGACCTCTTGCTTGTCATCATCAGAATCACCCTCCTCCTcagggtgtttgttttttgtcccgCTGCTTGGTGTGTCTTCAGCTTCTGATCGTGAGGGATCACTGCAGCAGTAACAGAAATGTAAGAAATTGGTTCATCATCATTCGAATTAATGTGACGTATAAAAGTGCCATGTTTGTTCTCGTTACTTTCAATTACCTCATATGGTGTTCCTCCAACTCCtctgtggttggctctggctctggctctTTGCCCACTGGACCGTCAGGAAGCCCATTGGTGGAGAGCGAAGTTGACAATGAGAACCTGGGTCTGTTGAGTGGTTTTGGCGTGGCTGGGCCATTTACATTTCGACtgtaagaaaaggaaaaaaacatttagtttaaaaGTCATAGCACCTGATCAGCAACACTACTAAGAATCAAATTAACAGGTAAGACTGATCTGTCGTCAATATAGTCTGGTTGTCTGTTGGTTATCTGCTCCAAATTAAAACACCTTCCCAATAATGTGTATGAGGCAAGTTTACATGTTTGTGGAAGTCAATCCCTGACCAGTATGTTGCGCCTACCTGTCTGAATATGGACTCGAGTTCCCAGGGAACATTACTCCGTTCATTCTGTTTACACTGGATGCACCATTTTTCCTACAAAAGTGCAAAGGCACAAAAGCAACAGGCTGTTAAGTTTAACTTTGTGTGACAACATAAGTAGGTTTCAAGGGAGCTTTAAATGTGCATCAGTTGCAGGAACACTGTGGTCATTAGTGTACTTACTCGGACGTGGGATACATAAAGCTGACCACCCGTACATTCTGTAACACAAACAGCAATTTATAAATTAGTAATCATAAGTTTAGCTTATcttgagtgaaaacacattgTATTAATGTCTGTGGACTTATGCACAAGGTAGTGTGGTGTAATACTCACCTTCTCCAAACCCCGTAGAAACTTGTCGGTTCCTGCGTAGTTCCTATTGGGGTCCATCACCAGCTCACACAGACGCTGGATGGTGAATGGGACTCTAGAATATTTAGCAAGGAATATATTTGGGATAAGTTACACACAGCCATCTCACAGCCAGGTACAAAGCTGTTAGGAGAAATTGCCAAAGCTGGAAGCATTAGAGCAAAGAGAGGACAAAAACTGTCTTGACTGATATATACCACTTGGTCATATCTGACATTAACATGCGTCTTGTGTggtctgatcacaagtggacagctctaatAAAAGGTGTGAATACACCCAGGTATCCAGTTCCTCTAACAACATTCAGAGGAGGTCTGGGCCACATCGATTTTCACCTTCGCTAGTGAAGTGTCCGCAGCCACAATGAAGGAACGCCTACTCAAGGGGCATCCTCTGTGTAAGTACATTTACATATCAGTTTATAGTTACCCATACTACTCAGTTGGTTGTCATATCATGTAAGCTGGCCTTGtccaaaatgtctgaaaatatcGACAAGCCCATAGACATATTTTACAAGCGTGTCAAACATCTGAAGCCATTTGGTTTTACTTGGAACACACCATGAACAGACTACTATCTTTCTTATCATGCCATTTTGTACATGAACTTGTGATTTGTTAGAAATTTGAAAAGTGGCTTATTCTAAGCTTTACTCACCCATTGTAACCATCCACTATCTTTAAGATCCTCGTCTTCATCTCTTCAAAGGGCACGTGCTCGACATTGGGATTATGTGAGACTCTCTGTTCTGGTGTTGAAGCGTGGAAATCATCCATGACTTTTTCCAACTTAAACATGAAGTACTGTTTTAACTGGGACCACAGGATCCTGGAAGGTATTGGAAATGCAAGTATGCATTGCATGTCAGTGaagcaaaagaataaaaagtcttgaaacacatttttgacAAGAAACAAATTCAGCAAGTAGATTTCAGTCAGACTCAGTCATAGAGCTGTCACTCACAGTGGCTGTCCTGTCTTGGCGACATGACACAGGAACTGCTCGAGTACAGGACAGGTCTCCATTTTTGCTTTCTTCTCAAAATctgcaaatacaaatacacacgtaAAAAAACTGTAGTAGTATTTACAGTAAGTGCATTAgcaataattaaatcattaggTACCAATTAACAGCCATAGAAAGTTAAATGTGTTCAAGAATTAGCACTAAGACACAGATAAGCAGCAAAATAACTGATGTAAGAATTtatatagaaagatagatagatagatagatagatagatgtagtGACACTTCAGGTCTGATACTGcaaaatgaaactaaaaaaaTCAGGCTGTCAAAAAGCCTCCTGCAGGACAACCCACTCAAAATCAATCCTGCATTCAGTTGATAGATGAAAAGTAAAACATATCCTGATAGTCAACTATTGACAGTGACTCTGAAGAAATGTCCTTAATAGAATAGGGGAATATATATAACATGTAACAGACACTGGCAATAGGGACA
This genomic window contains:
- the LOC133956352 gene encoding serine/threonine-protein phosphatase 4 regulatory subunit 2-A-like — translated: MDVDALLEAFQDFEKKAKMETCPVLEQFLCHVAKTGQPLILWSQLKQYFMFKLEKVMDDFHASTPEQRVSHNPNVEHVPFEEMKTRILKIVDGYNGVPFTIQRLCELVMDPNRNYAGTDKFLRGLEKNVRVVSFMYPTSEKNGASSVNRMNGVMFPGNSSPYSDSRNVNGPATPKPLNRPRFSLSTSLSTNGLPDGPVGKEPEPEPTTEELEEHHMSDPSRSEAEDTPSSGTKNKHPEEEGDSDDDKQEVKRLKFDEKEEEETENEKKESLCLQESENLSEMPDSLEVSRGQDNQSGTSCDSTCDQEPSSTGTETTEREGSSSETADVHTEEDESAVDGPEPPAPSSFEQDNEESNSGICDGEDPASDKEVPSSSSSSPDLSTEGDADSSHSTDTAVEPGEQQD